From Pseudonocardia autotrophica, one genomic window encodes:
- a CDS encoding AEC family transporter, with product MTGVLEGFLVIGVVVGVGYVLGRYQLLGEHGARVLARAAFFVGTPALLFITLARSDVGAVFSSGLLVTAVTSSLACLLFVPVALLRRRPAGETVVGAMGSGYVNAGNLGIPIATYVLGDPAAVAPVLLFQLAVLGPLFTTLLDVMPGDGRGDRPGLLRVAVAPLRNPIAIASAAGLVASATGVQLPEPVMAPVELLAALAVPAMLLAFGLSLHGARRPGAGETGPSLWTAVLIKNVVHPVLAWVFAAGVLGLTGPALLAAVVLAALPTAQNVFGYAVRYERGVTLARDTALATTVAAVPVLLVVAALLA from the coding sequence GTGACGGGTGTGCTCGAGGGTTTCCTGGTCATCGGCGTGGTCGTCGGTGTCGGCTACGTCCTCGGGCGGTACCAGCTGCTCGGCGAGCACGGGGCTCGCGTGCTGGCCCGCGCCGCGTTCTTCGTCGGGACGCCGGCGCTGCTGTTCATCACCCTGGCCCGGTCCGACGTCGGCGCGGTCTTCTCGTCCGGCCTGCTCGTGACGGCGGTGACCAGCTCGCTGGCCTGCCTGCTCTTCGTGCCGGTGGCCCTGCTGCGGCGCCGTCCGGCGGGCGAGACCGTCGTCGGGGCGATGGGGTCGGGATACGTCAACGCCGGCAACCTCGGCATCCCGATCGCGACCTACGTGCTCGGCGATCCGGCGGCCGTCGCACCGGTGCTGCTGTTCCAACTGGCGGTGCTGGGGCCGCTGTTCACGACGCTGCTGGACGTGATGCCGGGGGACGGCCGAGGGGACCGGCCGGGTCTGCTCCGGGTCGCCGTCGCGCCGCTGCGCAATCCGATCGCGATCGCCAGCGCCGCGGGTCTGGTGGCCTCCGCGACCGGGGTGCAGCTGCCGGAGCCGGTGATGGCGCCGGTGGAGCTGCTCGCCGCGCTCGCGGTTCCGGCGATGCTGCTGGCGTTCGGGTTGTCCCTGCACGGCGCCCGCCGCCCCGGAGCGGGGGAGACCGGGCCCTCGTTGTGGACCGCCGTGCTGATCAAGAACGTGGTGCATCCGGTGCTCGCCTGGGTGTTCGCCGCGGGCGTCCTCGGGCTCACCGGTCCCGCCCTGCTGGCGGCGGTGGTGCTGGCCGCGCTGCCGACCGCACAGAACGTCTTCGGCTATGCGGTGCGCTACGAGCGCGGCGTCACCCTGGCCCGGGACACCGCACTGGCGACGACCGTCGCCGCGGTGCCGGTGCTGCTGGTGGTGGCCGCGTTGCTGGCCTGA